The following nucleotide sequence is from Rubrobacter radiotolerans DSM 5868.
CGCATCTCGCGGCGGAAGGAGCCGTCGTCGGTGTGGAAGAGGTCGCGGCCTCCCCCCTCTGTCGGAACCCCGTCCTCGACGCTCCCGGTGTGGACGAGCCGGAAGGGTATGGAGTTCGAATGGAGGTGGGAGATCACGGACGCCGCCGCGCTCACGGCCTCCTCGACCGGTGCTTCGAGGCTCCGGATACCGGTCCTCTTCAGGTCGAGGGCGACGGTGTAGCGTCGGGGCGCGTCGAGTGCGACCTCCCGGACGTAGAGCTCCCCGGTCCGAGCGAGGCTCTTCCAGTGGATGTGTCGCCGGTCGTCGCCGCGCCGGTACTCGCGAAGGCCGGAGAACTCCTCCCCGCGCCGCCCGACGCTCCCCCGCCCGCCAGATCCGGACTGCCCCCCGCGGACCGGGAAGTCGCGTAGCTCGTGGACCCTCGGGTAGACTACGACCTCCTCACGGGCCTCGAAGGTCCGGGTGAAGCCGACCATCTCGAACGGGTCGACGACGCTCAGGGTGGCCGGTCCCAGGGTGTAGACCCCGCGCCGGACAAACCGGACGCTCGTGGTTGCGCTCCCGCTCTCCCCGGCGGGCAGGGGATCGAGCTCGAACTCGACGGTCTCCGGGAACCGGTCGGTACCCTCGACGGCCGAGGTCCCGAAGCGCGAGCGGTTCTCCGCGACAAGCTCGAAGGGGACGCTCTCCCCGGCGCTCGGGACGTCTGCGGAGGCCGGGCGTCGGGAGAAGACGAGGCCCCGGGCAAAGAGCAGCCCGCATAGAAGGGCGCAGACGGGGAGCGCGAGCAGGACGTAGCCGAGCTGGTGGAGCTGGGTGGTGCCGATCAGGCGCGCCGCGACGACGACGAGCGCCCCGATAACTACCGCCTGCCACCCGCGCGCCGTAAGCCGCACCGAGAGCCGGGAGCGGTCCTCCGTCGCTCCGCGAGCCACGCCGGACCTAGACAGCCTCGGTCACCGGGACCGAGCGCAGCACCTCGTGGACGACCCGGCGCGAGGTCCCGGCCGCTCCCCCCGAGTTCGCGCCGCTTGCGGGGATGATCCTGTGCGAGAGCACCGCCGCGGCGAGCGCCTTCACGTCGTCGGGGGTGCAGTAGGAGCGTCCCCCCGAGGCGGCTCTCGCCTTTGCCGCCGCAAGGAGCATCCGGCTCGCCCGCGGCGAGGCCCCGAGCGCCACGTCGTCGCGCTCGCGCGTTGCGGAGGTCACGGAGACGATGTACCGCAGCACGGCCTCGCTCGCGTGGACCTCGCCGACGAGGCGGCGCATCTGAAGGAACTCCCCGAGCCCGACGACGGGCCGGATGCCCCCCGACGGGTCGCCCGAGAGCTTCAGGAGACGCATCTCCGCGTCCTCGTCCGGGTATCCGAGCGCCATCTTTACCATGAAGCGGTCGAGCTCGGCGTGCGGGAGCGGGTAGGTCCCCTCGTGCTCCACGGGGTTCTGCGTCGCGATGACCCCGAAGGGCTCTTCGAGGCGGCGCGTCTCGCCGTCAACGGTTACGGAGTTCTCCTCCATCGCCTCAAGGAGCGCGCTCTGGGTTTTGGGGCTCGCGCGGTTGATCTCGTCCGCAAGCACCACGTTCGCGAAGACCGGCCCCTCCCAGAACTCGAAGCGCCGCTCGCCCTGGTTGTAGATGTTGAGCCCGGAGACGTCCGACGGAAGGAGGTCGGGGGTGAACTGGATCCTCCTGAACTCCCCGCCGATGGAGCGCGCAAGCGACTTTGCAAGGAGCGTCTTCCCGACGCCCGGGACGTCCTCTATAAGGATGTGTCCCCCGGCGAGCATCGCCACCACCGCGAGCGAAACGGCGTCTCTCTTGCCCGAGACCGCGCGCTCGACGTTCGAGACGATCCCATCTACGGTTTTCGCAAGGTCGCTGTATTCCAAAAAGAGTCCCGCCGGTTGCATTCTCTGGTTCTCCGGATAACGCTCCGGATTATATCCGGCCCCCGGCGCTTGGCAATCGGACGTGCGGCGGAGCGCGAGCGGGGTCTGCGCGGCTAGAACGCCGTCCCGAACTCCCCGTAGAACTGCTCGACGTAGCGGCGCTGGATCTCGTTCAGGCCCCGCGAGTACCAGACCATCACCACGTAGCGCGGCTCCTTCGGGGTGGTCTTCGGGTACATGCCGCACTCCATCGGCAGGCGGTTCCCCTTGCGGGCGTTGCACTTGGTGCAGGCGGTCACGACGTTCTCCCAGCTGTTGTCGCCGCCGCGCGAGACGGGCTTGACGTGGTCGCGGGTCAGGCAGTCGCGCCGGGCGAGGTCCTCGCGCTTCTTGCCGCAGTACTGGCAGCGGTAGTTGTCGCGGGCGAAGAGGATCGTGTTCGTTACGTGCTTGCGCAGTCTTCGGGGGATCTCGACGAACTTTATTAGCCGGATAACGAGCGGGTAGGGTAGCTCGCGGTGCTCGGAGCGGAACTTCTGCTCAAGGTTCGCCTCGACGATCTCGGCCTTCTCGGAGACGACGAGAACTATCGCCCGCTTTACAGGTACCAGCGCAACGGGCTCGTAGCTCGCGTTCAGAGTGAGGCACCTTGCCACGTGCCCAATTCTAGCATAGCTTCATGTTCCGAAACCCCGCAGATCGGCCTCTTTTCGGCCTTTGAACAAGGCTTTAACCGGCGTTTCAGGCTCCGTTTTCGCAGGGGTTTTGCGCCCGGCTTCCGGGGCGGGTAAAAACTCTGTTAAACGCGTGAAGGGTCTATGGAGGTCCGTTTATACTCAGGTCTGGCGACGGAAGCATCAAGGCCGGTTCTTATCTGCCCCGGGAGGGTTCGAGTCTATGGCGAGCAGCGCGGAGATCCTCATAGTAGAAGACGACGAGGTAATAAAGAGCACCCTCGCCTACAACCTCGCGCGGCAGGGCTTCGGAGTGCACCAGGCGACGACGGGCGAGGAGGCCCTGCGCCTGACGCGCAAGCTCAGGCCGGACTTGATTCTTCTCGACGTCATGCTCCCGGGCGAGTCGGGGGTCGAGGTCTGCCGGAAGGTCCGCGAGCGCGACGAGAGCGTGGTCATCATCATGATCACGGCCAAGGACGCTGAGGAGGACAAGGTCCGGGGCTTCGAGGCCGGGGCCGATGACTACGTCACGAAGCCCTTCGGCATGAAGGAGCTCTTCGCTCGTCTTGCGGCGAACCTCAAGCGCAGCGAGGCGGGCGCGCGGGGGAAGATCCTCGAAGCGGGAGACCTGACCCTCGACACAAAGAACTTCACCGCGAAGGTCGCCGGGGAGCCGCTGAACCTGCGCCTCAAGGAGTTCGAGCTTCTTGCGGCGCTCGCCTCCTCGCCGGGCGAGCTCAAGAGCCGGGAGGAGCTCGCAAAGGAGGTCTGGGGGCACGCAGGGGTCGGCTCCTCGCGCACGATAGACGTCCATATCCGGCGCATCCGGGCGGCTCTTGAGGCGACGAGTCGCTACGAGTTCGTCCACACCGCCCGCGGCCTCGGCTACCGTTTCGAGGCGAAGGAGCGCTCGGGCGAGCGCATAGAAGCGAGGTAGAGACCCTGTCGGAGGCCGGGCAGAACGAGCCGGGAAGCTCTGCGAGCGGTCCTCCGGAGGACTCCGGGACGGAGGAGCTGCGGCGGGTCAACAGGATCCGCCGCGACTTCGTAGCGAACGTCTCGCACGAGCTGAAGACCCCGGCGACGAGCCTGAAGCTCCTCGCCGAGACCCTGGAGGAGAGCCTCGACGAGGACCCGGAGCAGGCCCGCCTCTTCGCCGCGCAGCTCCGGCGCGAGACCGAGCGTCTCGCCAACCTTATAAACGACCTTCTCGACCTTACGCGTCTGGAAACGGAGGAGCCCGCGGCCGAGCGGGACCTCGTCGACCTGCGCGGCGTCCTCATGACGGTCCTTGCCCGCATGCGCCGCGTCGCCCGCGAGAGGGGCGTCTCGCTCAACTGGCGTCGCTTCGGCCGGACCGCCCAGTTCGCCATACCGGGCAACGAGACGCAGCTCGTCTCCATGTTTACGAACCTTGTGGACAACGCCGTCAAGTACACCCCGCCCGGGGGCGTCGTCGAGGTTACGGTCGGGGTCTGTGAGGAGGACTGCGGACCGGACGGGCGCCGGGAGGTCTTTGTAAGGGTCTCGGACACGGGGGTCGGGATACCGGCGGAGAGCCTTGAGAGGATCTTCGAGCGCTTCTACCGGGTGGACAAGGGCCGCTCGAAGGGGACCGGCGGGACGGGGCTCGGGCTCTCGATCGTCCGGCACATCGTCGAGAACCACGGGGGGAGGATCACGGTCGAGAGCGAGGTCGAGAAGGGAAGCACCTTTACCGTCTACCTGCCCCGGTCTGAGGAGCGCTTCCAGGCCGAAACCGGCCGGGGTTAAGCTACGGTGGTCCCGGTCCGATAATCGCCGGTAGCAAGCCAACGCAGGGTGGGTTACCCTGACGCTCCGGGCGCTCCGAGACTCTCCCGAGGACCCGGAAAGTCCGGTGGGAAGAGGAGAGCACGGGGGACGGGTAGACCGTTGAGTATCTTCAGCAGGCTCTGGCTCGGGTTCGGCGTCCTGACGCTCGCGCTCGTGCTTGCAGGTCTTGTAGCATTCTGGAGCATCGAGTCGGCCGAGCGGCGCTTCGAGGACGCCGCGAGCGAGTCCGCGGCGCTGGAGCGCGTTGCGGGGTCCCTGAGGGCCGACGCCCTGCTCTACGGCCGGGAGACGGCGCTCTACCTCGCGGGTGGCGAGGAGTCGGACCTGGAGGCCGCCCGAAGGAGTGCGGCCGACTTCGAGTCGTCGCTCGGGGAGTTTCGGGCGCTCGCGCAGAACGCCGAGGACGGGCGGCTCGCCGACCGACTGGAGGAAGCCTTCGAGGATCACCGCGAGACCGGCGAGACGGCTGTGGCCGCTGGTCCCGGCACGGCGCCTCCGGCGGAGTTCGATGCCTCCGGAGAGAGGCTTCTCGCCCTTATAGACGGCGAGGTGCGCAAGCGGGTCGAGAGCCGGGCTCTTGCCAGCGGCGGGACGGGAGGTGCGCTCGACTGGCTTCTGTACGTCGTTCTCGGGACGCTCGGGGCGACGCTGCTCGTCGGAGCCCTTCTTGCACGGCACATCGGAAGGGCGATACTCGCCTCCGTTTCGAGGCTTCAGGAGGGCGTGAGAAGGTTCGGGGAGGGCGAAGAGGTCCGGGTCCGGGACGACGCCGGGGACGAGCTGGACCCGGTCGCCGCCGCGTTCAACGAGCTGGCGGCCCGCAAACACCGGGACCTGCGGGCCCTCGCCGAGAGCGAGGAGAAGCTCCGGGCCGGGCTGGAGAGCGCGCCCGTGGTCTTCTACTCCGTAGACCGGGAGGGGAGGATCACGACCACCGCCGGGCGCGCGCTCAAGAAGCTCGGCCTCGCCCCCGGCGACCTTGTCGGGACGCACATAGACGAGGTCTACGCCGACTACCCGCAGACGGTCGAGCGCGTCCGGCGCGCGCTCGCCGGGGAGTCGCTCCACTTCGAGACGAGCCTCGGGGAGAGCGAGTTCGAGTCCTGGTACTCCCCGGTGCGCGACGGCTCGGGAGAGGTCCTCAGCGCCGTCGTGCTCGCGCTCGACGTAACCGAGCGCCGCCGGGTGGAGCGAGAGCTTGCCCGCTCCGCGGAGAGTCTGCGCGCGAGCGTGACGGAGGTGCCCGTGATCTTCTTCTCCCTCGACGCTTCGGGGACCCTGCTCGGTTGCGAGGGCCGCGGGCTCGAAGGGCTCGGCAAGAAAGGCAAGGACCTTGTCGGCCGGTCGTTCCGCGAGCTCTTCGACGACCCGGCGACCCGGGAGGCGATCTCCGGCGCCCTAGGTAGCGGGGAGAAGACCACGACCCTCACTCACTCCGGAGACCGGACCTTCGAGAGCTACCTGACCCCGAGCACCGACGAGCAGGGCCGGACGCTCGGCCTGACCGGGTTCTCGCTCGACATCACCGAGCAGAGCCGCGCCCAGAAGGAGCTCGCGCGCTCCGAGAGCCGCTACCGGGAGCTCGTCGAGCAGGTCCCGGCCGTGATCTACACCGAGTCGAACCTGAACGGCTCCACACTTCATTACGTAAGCCCCTACATAGAGAAAATGCTCGGCTATGCACCCGAAGAGTTTCTCAAGGACGGGTTCTGGACCTCGCTCCTCCATCCGGCGGACTTCGACAGGGTTGAATCGGCCGACGCGTACTCCAATGAGAGCGGAGAGGACTTCGAGCTCGAGTACCGGATGTTCGCTCGCGACGGGAGGGTTGTCTGGATCCGGGACGAGGCCGTGCGGATATCGGAAGCCGGGGAGGACGGCGAGGACCTCTGGCAGGGGATCATCACCGACGTAACGGCGCGGCGCGAGGCCGAGAGGAGCCTTGCGGAGTCCGAGGCCCGCTATCAGAGCCTCGTGGAGCAGGTCCCGGCCGTGATCTACCGCAGCCGGGCCGAGGAGCACAGCCCGACGGTCTACATGAGCCCGCGCATCGAGGAGATGCTCGGCTACAGCCCGGAGGAGTTCATGCAGCCGCTCTTCTGGGACGCGCGGATACACCCCGAAGACGCCGAGGCCGTCCGCCGCCGGGAGAACGAGGCTCTCGCCTCGGGGGAGCCGTTTGTGATGGAGTACCGGATGTTCGCCCGCGACGGGCACGAGGTCTGGGTTCGCGACGAGATGTTCCTGGTCAGAGATTCGGCGGAGCGTCCGGCCTTCTGGCAGGGCGTCCTGACCGACGTCACCGAGCGGAACCTTGCCGAGCGCGAGATGCGCCGGAGCAACGCCGCAGCGCAGCTTCTGCGGGCCACGGCGAACCTCGCCAACGAGGCGCGCGACAGCCGGGAGGCCCTCGCGGGCGTCGTGGACGAGTTCCTTTTCCGGTATGACTGGAAGCTCGGGCACGTCTACAACGTCGAGACCGCAGGTGAAGCCACAGACGATGGGAGACGGGCGGTGCTGCGCTCGTCGGGGATCTTCCGGGCCGAGAGCGAGGCCGTCGCGGCGAGCCTCTCGGAGTGGATCGGCAGAGACGACGGCGGGAGCGGGATCTGCCGCCGGGCCGTCGAGACCGGCAGGCCCGTCTGGGCCGTCGGCGACGAGGCGCTCGCGGGGGGCTGGAGCCGGGACGGCGAAGAGGAACTGCGGGCCGCGCTGGCCTTCCCGGTGTACGCCGGAGGCGAGGTCCGGGCGGTCGTGGAGCTCTACGGGTCGCAGACCGAAGAGCCCGAAAGCAGGCTGCTCGACGCGGCGGAGCAGATCGCCGCCCAGCTCGGCCTCGTGCTGGAGCGCGAGCTGGCCGAGCGCGAGATGGAGGAGAGCCGCAACAACTTCGCCCAGCTCTTCGAGCAGTCGGCCGACGCACTGATCGTCCACGACGAGCGCGGCCGCGTCCTTGACTGCAACTCCGAAGCTCACCGCTCGCTCGGCTACACCCGGGAGGAGTTCCTTGCGCTCAGCATAAGCGATTTCGAGATGAACCTCCGCAGCGAGCCTGGCGCGGACGGCGGAACCTGGCAGCGCATGATAAGCGGCGAGCTTACG
It contains:
- a CDS encoding DUF58 domain-containing protein — its product is MARGATEDRSRLSVRLTARGWQAVVIGALVVVAARLIGTTQLHQLGYVLLALPVCALLCGLLFARGLVFSRRPASADVPSAGESVPFELVAENRSRFGTSAVEGTDRFPETVEFELDPLPAGESGSATTSVRFVRRGVYTLGPATLSVVDPFEMVGFTRTFEAREEVVVYPRVHELRDFPVRGGQSGSGGRGSVGRRGEEFSGLREYRRGDDRRHIHWKSLARTGELYVREVALDAPRRYTVALDLKRTGIRSLEAPVEEAVSAAASVISHLHSNSIPFRLVHTGSVEDGVPTEGGGRDLFHTDDGSFRREMRTLATVRPGNGGLIRRLLEEGEEPGEGVVLIARGADDELLECARRLLASGVSVVAVLVASHTYAYSARPVRAEGPGVEETRFLKGVETLERAGAVVRTVEARRGVASLDGAPRAGALGRSG
- a CDS encoding AAA family ATPase, which translates into the protein MQPAGLFLEYSDLAKTVDGIVSNVERAVSGKRDAVSLAVVAMLAGGHILIEDVPGVGKTLLAKSLARSIGGEFRRIQFTPDLLPSDVSGLNIYNQGERRFEFWEGPVFANVVLADEINRASPKTQSALLEAMEENSVTVDGETRRLEEPFGVIATQNPVEHEGTYPLPHAELDRFMVKMALGYPDEDAEMRLLKLSGDPSGGIRPVVGLGEFLQMRRLVGEVHASEAVLRYIVSVTSATRERDDVALGASPRASRMLLAAAKARAASGGRSYCTPDDVKALAAAVLSHRIIPASGANSGGAAGTSRRVVHEVLRSVPVTEAV
- a CDS encoding HNH endonuclease → MARCLTLNASYEPVALVPVKRAIVLVVSEKAEIVEANLEQKFRSEHRELPYPLVIRLIKFVEIPRRLRKHVTNTILFARDNYRCQYCGKKREDLARRDCLTRDHVKPVSRGGDNSWENVVTACTKCNARKGNRLPMECGMYPKTTPKEPRYVVMVWYSRGLNEIQRRYVEQFYGEFGTAF
- a CDS encoding response regulator transcription factor, with translation MASSAEILIVEDDEVIKSTLAYNLARQGFGVHQATTGEEALRLTRKLRPDLILLDVMLPGESGVEVCRKVRERDESVVIIMITAKDAEEDKVRGFEAGADDYVTKPFGMKELFARLAANLKRSEAGARGKILEAGDLTLDTKNFTAKVAGEPLNLRLKEFELLAALASSPGELKSREELAKEVWGHAGVGSSRTIDVHIRRIRAALEATSRYEFVHTARGLGYRFEAKERSGERIEAR
- a CDS encoding sensor histidine kinase, which translates into the protein MTVLARMRRVARERGVSLNWRRFGRTAQFAIPGNETQLVSMFTNLVDNAVKYTPPGGVVEVTVGVCEEDCGPDGRREVFVRVSDTGVGIPAESLERIFERFYRVDKGRSKGTGGTGLGLSIVRHIVENHGGRITVESEVEKGSTFTVYLPRSEERFQAETGRG